In Aspergillus chevalieri M1 DNA, chromosome 7, nearly complete sequence, the sequence ATTGGTTCAGACTTCGGATGCTGCCGGGACACATGGTTTTGTCCGGGGTTGTCATTTGTACAGGTTTCTTGGCTGCGTGCTTGTTCTTTATGGAGATCTCTGGGCGTTCTGGGCATGTCTGGGCATTCGGGCTGCCCGGTttactgtacggagtatgtgGGGAGAAGTGGTAGTATGTCATCCCGGATCAGCTGGATATGCACGTATGTAATCCGTACTCGGGGTTTGACTCGCACAGATACTCTATATGTAAAATGATTTCATTCCTTCCAATTTACACTCCCCCCCGGCACAGGCTATCAATGGCTTCGATTGGTCGAACGGATAATATTACCCCTCATAGTAACTGGAGAAACACGGCACGTTTCATCGCATGCAGCGGTAAGCTGGATGATAGTCCAACTGACTGCCTGACGTGGAGGGTGAATGAGGAAAGCAGTAAAGGCAGGAGACATACAATAGATATGCGTACTCGAGCGATATCGGTAGAGTACGATGACACGCCGTATTGACCTATCCTGGAATGCCGGACAAGCTGGGTGTACTCATACAGATATTCTACGGAGGCGTAAAGAGAACCAACCAACATCGAGACCATATCCAATAGCTAGTCAATATGCAGCCAGACAGAATGGCAGGTCAACTCCGTCCATCAAATCTCAAACAAAACGTCAAACCAGGTTTTCTCGACTTGACGAAACAGCCCATCGAACTGCGAACCGAATGTAACGCCAGCCTTATACAGCCCGATAACCTCGTCGCACAACCCAGTAATAACTTTCCGCGACCTCCTGTATTTCTTACACTTGTTGAACAGCTCCATCATCATGATCGAAGCCCTCCAATTAAACACATATATCATCTCCCCTCCACAGTCGGTATCCCAGACGCATAGTTTTTCGAATAATATACCGTAATTCTCCTCATACACGGACTTGTAAGCAGCAAGACGAGCTACATATCCGTCTATTAGGTACCGGGTTTTCAGCAAGTGGTATCGGTCAGGATCTTCCCACCACGGGATAAATCATTGAACTTGTCGGCGATGTTTCGTGGGAGCCTGAAACCGCACCATTCGTCGagggctttttttttttttttttttttcggttTAACATGCTTTCATTGTTGTAGACCGTCTCATGCGCCCTGGCCGCTATCTTACTCGCGGTTATCGAAGGTAGTATCGATTTGATTGCAAGCGAGTTATTTTCAAATATTGCTTGTTCAACTCTGTCCAGTCGCTCCGAGAGATGACAGTCATTCCTTGTTGTCCATTATAAACGAACTTAGTCCGAACTTTCGTCGCCACAGATTCAATCAGTTTGGTACGATGTGCTGCCACAATTATTGGCGCTGAGTGCGCACGACGGTCTTTTCGCGGCTCGAAAAAGTCGCTTAAGGTAGGGCCTAAGAGCTTCTGTGAGAGGATGAGGGCAGAGCGCTGTGGGCTAGGTGAGGTCTGTCAAGTCAAGTCGATCAGAACAAAAAATGATCTGGACCAGTCGCATTGCTTGTAAATCTAAATCTTATGACAGGACCGTAAACGACACaaaaaaacaaaggaaaaagaatgGCGGATATATACAGGAGCGACTCGATCGCTTAGTAACAGTATACACCTGTATAATTCCCAAGCAAACCACGCCATAAAATGCAACAGTAAAAGAGACGAACATTAACTAGTTATAAGAAAACTCAACTCAGACTGTTGAGGATAGCGACTGCGATTTGATTTGCAGAACAACGGTCTGCAACGAGCAAGAGATAAGATATCAAATGCATGTTTGTTCAATCGTGGTAGATCAGATTCGGCTTCTGTGTCTAATGATGTCGCGTATTCAGACTACTAACTAATCGGAACCAGTCTCGGGCCAGGGTTGGACGTTAACGATCTGTCCAACGGAGGGGGGGAGGGGCAAGTTTCATGTGACATGACTTGGGGGAAAAGTCATTGCGATAATAATGGCTCAGGCTAATGATATCGTGTACAAGTACTTTAGAGATCGGTCTTCAGCAATGTTGGTCGAAGATATATCCATTCCATTTTCAATGCACGCGTCTCCATGGGCACTATATCTCATGCTCCATATAAGCGTAGACCGAGAAGTAATGAAGCAAGAAAAGCGGGTCGATCCATCCGGAGTgtggaaaatgaagaaatccCTCCCAGCTGTAAGTATTGACCCGGGCTTACTCGCAATTTGACTAATCCTATACAGAGTCCAAGTGGATGTGCTGTGAGTGCCACTATATGGTGTACAAGGACTTATTAGAGTGCTTGCATCGCTTCTGTACCTGTATGTTTCTTCTCTCCTAAGCATCAGCAATATACTAACCTGCAACCGGCTTGTCTTGAAAATATCAGAGGTCTGAAAGGCAAAAGTCACACACCACAGGGCAATGCAATGTATGCTAGAATCACATCCATCATGTGATCAACTGTTTGTCCCCTGCCTTTCTTCGTCAATGTAGTATCATCAATCGGTATCCGGCATATTGCAAGGCCACCCCACGTGTTGAATTCCAGGCAAGTCTGAGGAATTGGCCCAAATACGAAGTCGTTCGCAACCTCTTCCGTCCGAATAGCAATCGTTACCATTATGAGTCAAGGGTCAGAAGGATTTAGTTCCCCTGAAATTAGCTAATGAGCCAGAGGAAGACATTGATTTGGAGGGGAAGACTATGCAATTCTTCAGTATGTGCCAGGCCCTAGGGCTCGAAGATGTCGCATATACAAAGGAAGCATCTTCCGACCTACGCCGTGACAACCTATTTCCCGCATCTCGACAAACTTACTGAAATAAGAAACAGCCGAGTTCAGCAAGGAGTAATGGTGGGAGAGCAAAAGTCGGAACCCAAGTTCACTGGACCGAGGACCCTCATGGCGCAATACAGCGCTTGGCGATTGAAAAAGCCGCCCTACACTTGTCGGAGGGTTGTGGCAAGAATCGAAAGTCCTAAGAGTCAGTCATGTGCGGGAGACTCATTTCAACTAGAGGGAGATGATGCCTGGCGACCAGggctgaaaaagaaaaatgcaCTATCTAGGAAAAGTATAAATGTATATACGGTTCTAGACCTATAGACCTAGAGGTAAATTCCATCAAAGGGAGACTAATTGGTGACATACCACGCCCCCTCCCCCCCCATCCACAACAAGAGCAAGAGCATGTCCTTGAACAAACGATGCCTGTCGAGCATCGAAATAGAATAGAATCGGCAATCTCAGCCGGCTTCTCCATCGCCAGCATTCACAACGCCTTCCATCTTTGGTGATGAACACTGCTGATCGCCCTCATCGTCCCTGGTGTCACCCCCACCATCGGTTCGAGGTCTTGCACAGCCCATTTGCTGCGGATCCGATCTTAGCACTGATTCTCTAACATAGCGTTTATAAATGGTTTCTAAACGCCTCTTCCTCAGGCATAAAAGGACAAATGAGGAATGCCGAGTGCGTCTCCTCTAATGCAAAGGCCTGGACAGAGAACGATATCCATGTCTTTAATCGAATTCTGGTTTCGACAGGTCGCAAGAGGGATGCAATTGGCGCTCTTTTAGAAATTGAACATCTGTGCTTCCGCCGTGGATGTAAGCGGTTCTTTTCCGGTTATTAACAGAAGTTGGATCCTTAATGCCGGCTTGATCATTGAGTTTTATGCGACGGGCTAGCATTGCTTTATCTTCGTATATTTCTTCTGCGACCACTGTGTTTTCCCTGTTGCCCCGAGCCTAAGGGGATACCCACGATGGTCGTAGCTATCAAATCTTTTTTCCTTATATTCAGGCGAGGTCAACCAGAAATTCAGCCAAAAAAGCTCCTTGAATTGGTGTTAAATGCCGAGTCAGTGCGTCGTTTTCGGCCAATTATCCTTCCAGATTGTCCCGGAGATTGAGATCATCGATCTCTAAGCATATACGGTGCTGGATGTGCGTAGCCTAAGGAATACTGTGAACTCTCACTATTTGAGTGGGAGGTAATTCTACCCTTATTGCAGCAGCTTTGCTAAATTTGTGCTGAAATGAGTAATTGCAGTCATGAGGGACTGCCTCTCAaaacaggcccagatcagGGTTATGGTCCCCCAAACCATAGATACCTTGTTGGATTTAAGAAGCTTATCTACTTTTCTGTAATCTTAAGAGATTAAAATCTATGGTCTGTTTGCTAGAACCTTTTCAAGTCCTCGGAGAGCTGAGCAATCCCCGCAAGGGTATGTTTCTTGGGTGGAAAAATTGATATCAGCTGTCATGTTCATTTCGTGTACCTTATCATTGGGGTACACTGGGGCATTTGTGTGACACCCAAGGTTCATAGACTGATAACGTTGCTTCGAAGATGACCAACCCATTTGGATATACATGGGCGATTTTCACTCTTGCCCTCCACTATCCTGTCGCCAGTGGTCCAGCTTATGGCTATTCAGTCAGACGGTAGCCACTCGCCGTGCCTTGATATCATTCAGGTCACTACCAACGTCACTCTGGCATACAGTGCATTTGCCCGTGACCCTAAACTTTCGGACCCCTTATCTATTTAATAGAAGCCGATTTCAGGTTAGTATACTGCTGGTGTTTAGGAAAGGACAAGCATGAGGGTGTGGAAGCGATGCAGGCATTCCAAGGAGACCTTGAACACCTCTGGAAGCTTCATCTATATTTATCATAAATGACACTAGAGCGCTGGACATTTGACCGGTTTGCGGGTTCATGCTTTTCGAGCACTCAATTTGTCAAGAGGTAGCCAAGGAAATCCAAGCCTAGTGGGTAAATGGCACTCATGGATATTTTTGTACAGTAATTCATATGTGCCTTCAGCTAGCTAAGATTTGCACCCACCTGTCAGGCCACTCCTGTGTGGGCAGTATGTGTCGTAGGGGCCCAGAATCCAGCATATTTTTCATGTGGCTGGAAATCAAGTTCATGAAGGTCAACCCTCTCTCCCAAAGTAAGCACTAGCTTCCTTAGTTCGTCTCGGGTCTTTGAATCAGCCGATACTATTCCAATTAGCTTAGTGGTCCCTTAACTGCCACAGATTACACACCAGTTACAAGCAGTCTTCCGGATACCGCCCGTAGCTCTTTCTCCAAAATACCTTCTAGATCTGGCTTCCCATAAAATTCCACGCCCCGTCGCGAAATTCTTACTGTCTGCCCATCCTTGTGACTTGCGTCAGACCGGTTTAGAATGTATAAAGAATACTCAAGAGCCTGCATGAGGTTTAGCATAGACTAAGTACATAAAGTGTTCTTAAATTCAAATACATACCAGGGTCATTGAATCTTCATGGAGAAGCTCATCCATCCAATGACAGATCCAGTTTTCATGGCGAGTACGCTAGAGTAAGATTAAAAAATAGCAGTAGACTAAACGCAAAGGATGATACAGTTTGACAAAAACTGGACAGTAAGATGAAGGAGAGAGGGGGCTCCGGATAACTAGACCTCTCGCCTCCATTTCCCTCATGTAAACGTTCTATCATTCAGTTTGGCAGGTGAACTTCAGGGTAATCATGATATAGTGAATAGCTAAAACATGATAACCTCGGAGGTCTAGAACCAATGAAATGTTGGACAGTATACCATACTCCGTTCATTTTCTCTTGTTTTCACCGGATTGAAGTTGATAACTGAGCAATTAGGAAGTAATTGATGCCGATTAGATGCTAGAGAACTACCTGGGAACAGGACTGACTCCGATTTCATACTCGTACAGGTACAGAGTGCTGCCAATAGACGGCCGTGTCTCGAGTCCTTCGATCTGTGCATAGCAATTGAGATGCTGAGCTACTTCTATAAGAATGGCCATGGCGAATTCAACTGATACATCTACTGATTCAAGAACACCAACAACCAGGATTGACTCGTCATTCATCGTAGGGCACACATACCATCCGCATACTCTAATCCCCACTCATCCCAACCCGTTACAAGCATGCCCATCCAGCCAAATACAAGTATCCAGTCCCTCCCTTCCCAAACCCCAACAACAAACACGAGCATCACCAACATCCAGAATACACCACCCGAACATGACTCAGTCCCTTTACCGCACACTTCCATACCGTCAATGTACAGACAAGTGGCCCTTGCATCAACCAAGGAACCGGTCTGTGCTCCAGGGGAAGCTTAGCTTAGTTTATTTGGTTTAGGAGAGAGTAGTCGAAGTTTATGTCTATTCTTAGTTTAGTTTCAGTTAGATGACTAGTTATAGGACAAGGGATGATATCTAATCAGTAGTTTTTAGAAGTGTTCCAGTTCtacggagtatggagtatgtACTTGGACGGGGTGAGGATCAAACAGTGAAGATAAATGCCATTAACCGATATCCATCCATCAATCCATTACTTAGTGGTATAAAACTGTATAAGTATCTGTGCCATGCAAAATAAAGGAAACGAAAAGAAACAACATAATGCATAAGAAACACTCAAGACCCAATCGGAATCGCCAGGCGCAACTAGTACTTCTCCATCAACCACATCCTCCGGCTATATTCATCCATCGCACTCAATTTCTTGCTCTCCGCCCGCTTCACGATACAGTAGTTCTTCACCAGTTCAGGTCCAAGCAAGTCCTGCAGTGTACGGTCGGATTCGATGGCAGACAGACTCTGCGCGAGAGTCTTAGGGAGTTTTGTTGTGATGCCGAGGGCGGCGCGTTCGGTGTCGTTGAGGGTTGCTGCGTCGTCTGTAGGAGTGCTTTGTTAGTATTTGTTTGATGCTTAAGGGGAGGGAGTGAAGCTTACATTGACAGTCCTTGTTTGTGAGTTCCTTCTGCTCGGTGATACCGACGTAGCCTGCAGCGATGAACGCAGCCATGGCGAAGTACATGTTTGCCAGTCCATCCAACGACTTAATTTCCCAGTGACCAGGGGAGATTTTCCGGATCGGAGTCTCGCGGTTCTGAGTTCCGAAGGTAACCCATTCGCTACCAGCCCAGATACCAGCCTTCACGCGGTCGTAGCTGACATCCTGCGACAGTGTAAAGGAGACGAGAGCAGGGTAATGCTCAAGCACACCCGCAAGGAAAGAGTCTTCCTTTGTAGCCGGGGAGATAGACACGTGTGCGTGCGACGCAGTACCAGCGGCCTTGGGGATGGGACGGGGGTAGAGGGTTGCGCGGAGACCGTGCTGTTCGGCGACGTTGACCACAACCTGGCGGGCCTTGAGGAGGGTGTCGACGGCCGCGACGGGGGAGTTGGGAGGAAGGATGAATTCAAACTGTCCCGGGCAGGACTCGGCGTGGAACTGCTCGAGGTTGATACCGATGGACGCGAGAGAGTCGGAGATCTCCTCGAGGAGAGGGACCATGCGGCGGGTGTCGGAGGTCATGTTGGACCAGGAGTGGTTGCGGACGCAGGGGACGAAGTCTTCGTCGCCGTTTGCGTTGGTGACGGGTTTCATGAGGACGACTTCGATCTCGAAGCCGCATGTCACGTCGATGTCGTGCTCTGTCTTGAGCTTGTTGGTTACATTCTGCAATGTCGTGCGGGGGCAGCCTTCGAGCTCTGTGCCCTCTTCAGAGCGCCAGTAGGTCATGACCGTTGCGCTCTTAGAGTCAATGCCCACATTGCGGCGCAGACTAGACAGGTCAGGCTCCATGTAGAACTGGCCGGTAGTCGATCCTTCGGGGGTGACAGTGTCATCCTGCAACATCCAGAAGACAGCCAAACTGATACCGATACGGCGCTGCTTGCGGACGATCTTGGCGAATTCGAGAATAGGGAAGATACGCACACGGATCGTGGCAGTGTAGTCAACCCATTGCATCCAGATGTATTTCACATCGGGGTTTGCACGCATGAAGGCATAAAGGGCGTCGATCGACGAAAGGGAAGAGCGGACAGGGAGGGAGGAGGTGTATTGCGGCTGCTGGTTGAGGTTGTAAATCTTGTTCGAGTTGTGGAAGAGGATTTCTGCGGCGGTGTTCTTGGCTTGCTCGATGGTGTAATCGCCTCGGTTCACGTAGTCGACGAGAACGGTCTCCAATGCCTGACGGAACTGCTTGTTTCCCAGCCAGAAAGTCTCGGGGAAGTAGTGGCCATCGGTGCTCCACAAAAGACGGGTAGAGGGAACAATGTCCAGACTGTCTCTGACAATCGACTCCTGTGCATCCCGGCTGACCATGGGGAAAACCTCTCCCAGATCAAGGTACACATTCGGGTAGACACATGCCAAGTAACCGGCCTCGCGGGTGTAGGGGTAAGAAGAGTGCAGCAGAACAAAGTCCACCTCAGGGTACTGCGCAATCACAGGCTGCAGATACGCCGGGTTCGCCAAAATCAAGCTGATGTCTGCATCACCCAGACCAGTGTGCAACTGCAAAGGCTTGTTAACACCAGACGAAACCTTGGCCTCCTTGAGCAGATCCAAAGTCTGCAAAACAAGCCAGTCATTCAATGCCTTGTCCTCAACCCGATACGAACCGTCCTGCTGCAGGGTCCGGCTCAAGGCACCCACGACAGCATCCTCAGCCGGCTGCTGCACATTCAAACCCGTGCGATAGCACACAACCGTCTTGAACCCAACAACCTTCGAATCCGCAATAGCCTCAGAAATCAACCGCACAAACTCCCCCCGCAACTTCTCAAGCGACGACCCGTCGTCCTTCGGCAACCCAGCCAACACCTTCTCAGCAACACTCTCAATCCTCACAATCCTCTTCGTCTCCGAAACCGTAAACCGATCATGCCACTCAAAGCcctcaacatcctcatcactcAGCAAATCATCCAGCAGCACCGCATGTGTGCCCTCCAGACACCTCCTTACCAAGCCCTCATAGTCGCGCTGGACAAGCTCGTCACGAGCAGCCTTGACGGCGGTCCAATCGGGTGCGCAACCATAGAGCTCGGCGAGCTGGTTCGCGGCGCGGAGGAGCGGCAAGGTGGAGGGGGCATTTTGCAGGGCTGGCCCGTGGGCTTCGGAGGTGATTTGCTCGAAGGGGTATTTTGTGTAGTTGGTGGCGGAGGGGCGGGAGAGGATGTT encodes:
- the fluG gene encoding extracellular developmental signal biosynthesis protein FluG (COG:E;~EggNog:ENOG410PM5M;~InterPro:IPR014746,IPR008146,IPR006680,IPR032466;~PFAM:PF00120;~TransMembrane:1 (o735-754i);~go_function: GO:0003824 - catalytic activity [Evidence IEA];~go_function: GO:0004356 - glutamate-ammonia ligase activity [Evidence IEA];~go_function: GO:0016787 - hydrolase activity [Evidence IEA];~go_process: GO:0006807 - nitrogen compound metabolic process [Evidence IEA]); this translates as MDSLKHLIQSHPLIDNHAHNILSRPSATNYTKYPFEQITSEAHGPALQNAPSTLPLLRAANQLAELYGCAPDWTAVKAARDELVQRDYEGLVRRCLEGTHAVLLDDLLSDEDVEGFEWHDRFTVSETKRIVRIESVAEKVLAGLPKDDGSSLEKLRGEFVRLISEAIADSKVVGFKTVVCYRTGLNVQQPAEDAVVGALSRTLQQDGSYRVEDKALNDWLVLQTLDLLKEAKVSSGVNKPLQLHTGLGDADISLILANPAYLQPVIAQYPEVDFVLLHSSYPYTREAGYLACVYPNVYLDLGEVFPMVSRDAQESIVRDSLDIVPSTRLLWSTDGHYFPETFWLGNKQFRQALETVLVDYVNRGDYTIEQAKNTAAEILFHNSNKIYNLNQQPQYTSSLPVRSSLSSIDALYAFMRANPDVKYIWMQWVDYTATIRVRIFPILEFAKIVRKQRRIGISLAVFWMLQDDTVTPEGSTTGQFYMEPDLSSLRRNVGIDSKSATVMTYWRSEEGTELEGCPRTTLQNVTNKLKTEHDIDVTCGFEIEVVLMKPVTNANGDEDFVPCVRNHSWSNMTSDTRRMVPLLEEISDSLASIGINLEQFHAESCPGQFEFILPPNSPVAAVDTLLKARQVVVNVAEQHGLRATLYPRPIPKAAGTASHAHVSISPATKEDSFLAGVLEHYPALVSFTLSQDVSYDRVKAGIWAGSEWVTFGTQNRETPIRKISPGHWEIKSLDGLANMYFAMAAFIAAGYVGITEQKELTNKDCQYDAATLNDTERAALGITTKLPKTLAQSLSAIESDRTLQDLLGPELVKNYCIVKRAESKKLSAMDEYSRRMWLMEKY